A region of the Desulfobacter postgatei 2ac9 genome:
GCGTTGCTGCCAATAAAAAATTCTTTTAGACCTGATGTCGAACTTCGTCCCATGGCAACCGTATTGTATTTTCCTTTTTGTGCCTCGTGTATAATGTCATCGGAAATCTTTTTGCCCTGGGGCTGAGTTTTTATATGAACCTTCTCTTTGGCAAACCCGGCATCGATTAATTTATACCTTGCGGTGTCAAGGCTTTCCCGCATCATTTTCTCGCGCTTTTCCTCCATCCGGCAGAACGAATTGCGTTCTGCTTCAAAATAGGGCGTGAGGCTGGGGCTGTTGAGCCCACAGGCTGCCGCAGTATCCGGCACTACATGAAACAGTGTGACCTCATCCTCTTTGTTCAGGTTTTTTGCAACATAGGTAACGGTATTTTGAGCGCATTCAGTTTCGTCAAAGGGAATCAGGATTTTGGCAGTCATGATCTTTTCTCCTTATTTAGAATTACTCGAAAGTCGTAAGCTTTTTTAAAAAAATGTGACGTTTGAAATCTAATGGGAGCATTTTAGTGCTTTTTGATATTTTGAACGACCAAATTCAAAAGGCCCAAAATACTTAACTATAACTTGATCATAAAGTATAAGTTATCAGACCCGGATGTTTTTGCGCAATGCTTTTTTCAAAAAAGATTACTTGGCTTATGTTTTTCATGTTTATCTTTATTCGGGAAGAAGAAAATAGCGATTGCTGCTTTCCTTGACCGCTACCCGGGGAATGGGTTTGATGAATTGCTGGCGAAGACTATAGGTGTAAGCCCCCTGGGCCGGAATCATGAGGATGTCATTCTCTTTGATTCCTGAACCGAAATAGGCATAACCCCAGACATCGTGGGGGGTGCAAAGGGAGCCCAGAATACGGCATTTTTTTTCGGACAGGCTGGGCCTGGTTAAATTGAGCACAGGGCAGTAATCGGTTTCATACCGTTCCCAGCCCACAGTGTTGCCCCCGGCATCGGTGATGACCAGGTCCTTCTCCTTGCAGTCCACCACCTGGATAAGAATGTGCATGGCATCATTGCATATCCAGCGGCCCGGCTCAAAACA
Encoded here:
- a CDS encoding universal stress protein is translated as MTAKILIPFDETECAQNTVTYVAKNLNKEDEVTLFHVVPDTAAACGLNSPSLTPYFEAERNSFCRMEEKREKMMRESLDTARYKLIDAGFAKEKVHIKTQPQGKKISDDIIHEAQKGKYNTVAMGRSSTSGLKEFFIGSNASRVMHSLNIPVIIVD